One window of the Sciurus carolinensis chromosome 8, mSciCar1.2, whole genome shotgun sequence genome contains the following:
- the LOC124991189 gene encoding LOW QUALITY PROTEIN: mucosa-associated lymphoid tissue lymphoma translocation protein 1-like (The sequence of the model RefSeq protein was modified relative to this genomic sequence to represent the inferred CDS: inserted 3 bases in 2 codons; deleted 1 base in 1 codon), whose protein sequence is MSLRGEPLQASPPPALPPPPAAPSGQSLASLAGATLLRLGEPLLRRLGQTLDRAPEGRGWRRLAELAGSRGRLWLXGLKITVNPESKAVLAEQFVKLCCRATGHPFVQYQWFKMNKEIPYGNASELIFNTVHVKDAGFYVCRVNNNLTFEFSQWSQLDVCDVTEVTENFRRSPDSLPEPWLQIYVEPKSQKLMLGSTLVLQCVAIGSPIPHYQWSKNESPLPHETKKLYMVPYVDLEHQGTYWCHVYNDGDSQDSKEVDVITDELNDLGHSDNKEQTIDQPLAKDKVALLKGNMNYWEHPKLKAPLVDVYELTNLLRQLDFKVVSLLDLTEYEMCNAVDEFLLLLDKGVYGLLYYAGHGYENFGNSFMVPVDAPNPYRSENCLCVQNILKLMQEKETGLNVFLLDMCRKRNDYDDTIPILDALKVTANIVFGYATCQGAEAFEIQHSGLANGIFMKFLKDRLLEDKKITVLLDEVAEDMGKCHLTKGKQALEIRSSLSEKRALTDPIQSTTHSAESLVRNLQWAKAHELPESMCLKFQCGVQIQLGFAAEFSNVMIIYTSIVHKPSEIIMCDTYITDFPLDLDIDPKDANKGTPEETGSYLVSKDLPKHCLYTRLSSLQKLKEHLIFTVCFSYQYSGLEDTVEEKQEVNVGKPLIAKLDMHQSLGRKTCFQTCLMSEGPYHSTTPTLGATGHYHSSQDSFHGVYHSHLSNXSVMPSDRCHCTRTPNALISNYHTHHYSCHFGRSNVPVETTDEVPFSFPDRLINF, encoded by the exons ATGTCGCTGAGGGGGGAGCCGCTGCAGGCCTCGCCGCCCCCGGCCCTGCCGCCGCCTCCGGCCGCGCCCTCGGGGCAGTCGCTAGCCTCCCTGGCCGGCGCGACCCTCCTCCGCCTGGGGGAGCCGCTGCTGCGGAGGCTCGGCCAGACCCTGGACCGCGCGCCCGAGGGCCGGGGCTGGAGGCGGCTGGCCGAGCTGGCCGGCAGTCGGGGGCGCCTCTGGCT AGGATTAAAGATCACTGTAAATCCAGAATCAAAGGCAGTCTTGGCTGAACAGTTTGTGAAACTCTGTTGCCGTGCAACTGGACATCCTTTTGTACAATACCAATGGTTCAAAATGAACAAAGAGATTCCATATGGAAATGCATCAGAACTTATTTTTAACACAGTGCATGTAAAAGATGCAGGCTTTTATGTCTGTCGTGTTAATAATAATCTCACCTTTGAATTCAGTCAATGGTCACAGCTGGATGTTTGTGATGTGACAGAAGTAACAGAAAACTTCCGGAGAAGTCCGGATAGCTTGCCTGAACCCTGGTTGCAAATCTATGTTGAACCAAAGTCCCAAAAACTGATGCTAGGCAGCACATTGGTATTACAGTGTGTTGCTATTGGAAGCCCTATTCCTCACTACCAGTGGTCCAAAAATGAATCACCATTACCACATGAGACAAAAAAGCTATACATGGTGCCTTATGTGGATTTGGAACATCAAGGAACCTATTGGTGTCATGTTTATAATGATGGAGACAGTCAGGATAGCAAGGAGGTAGATGTCATCACAGATGAATTAAATGATTTAGGGCATTCTGATAATAAAGAACAAACAATTGACCAGCCTTTGGCAAAGGACAAAGTCGCTCTTTTGAAAGGAAATATGAATTACTGGGAACACCCCAAGCTTAAAGCTCCTTTGGTGGATGTGTATGAATTGACCAACTTACTAAGACAGCTAGATTTCAAAGTTGTTTCATTATTGGATCTTACTGAATATGAAATGTGTAACGCTGTGGATGAATTTTTACTGCTTTTAGACAAAGGCGTATATGGGTTATTATATTATGCAGGACATGGTTATGAAAACTTTGGGAACAGCTTTATGGTCCCTGTAGATGCTCCAAATCCATATAGGTCCGAAAATTGCCTATGTGtacaaaatatactaaaattgatgcaagaaaaagaaactggacTCAATGTATTCTTATTGGATATGTGCAGGAAAAGAAATGATTATGATGATACCATTCCAATCTTGGATGCACTAAAAGTCACTGCCAATATTGTGTTTGGATATGCCACGTGTCAAGGAGCAGAAGCTTTTGAAATCCAGCATTCTGGATTGGCAAATGGAAtcttcatgaaatttttaaaagatagattattagaagataaaaaaattactgTGTTACTGGATGAAGTTGCAGAAGATATGGGTAAATGTCACCTTACCAAAGGCAAACAGGCTCTAGAGATTCGAAGCAGTTTGTCTGAAAAGAGAGCACTCACAGATCCAATTCAGAGCACAACTCATTCTGCAGAGTCTCTAGTGCGCAATCTACAATGGGCCAAGGCTCATGAACTTCCAGAAAGCATGTGTCTTAAATTTCAATGCGGTGTTCAGATTCAATTAGGATTTGCAGCTGAGTTCTCCAATGTCATGATAATCTATACAAGTATAGTTCACAAACCATCTGAGATAATAATGTGTGATACATATATTACCGATTTCCCACTTGACCTGGATATTGATCCAAAAGATGCAAATAAAGGAACTCCTGAAGAAACTGGCAGCTATTTAGTATCAAAGGATCTTCCTAAGCATTGCCTTTATACAAGACTCAGTTCACTGCAAAAATTAAAGGAACATCTAATCTTCACAGTATGTTTC TCATATCAGTACTCAGGATTGGAAGACACCgtggaggagaagcaggaagtgAATGTCGGAAAGCCTCTCATCGCTAAATTAGACATGCACCAGAGCCTGGGCAGAAAGACTTGCTTTCAGACGTGTCTTATGTCTGAGGGGCCTTACCATAGCACCACACCCACCTTGGGGGCAACAGGGCACTATCATTCATCTCAGGACTCATTCCATGGTGTCTACCATTCACATCTTAGTA TCAGTGTTATGCCATCAGACAGGTGTCATTGCACCCGGACTCCTAATGCACTTATTTCAAATTATCACACCCACCATTACTCCTGTCACTTTGGTAGAAGTAATGTGCCAGTAGAAACAACTGATGAAGTGCCATTCAGTTTCCCTGACAGGCTCATAAATTTCTGA